From a region of the Sphaerodactylus townsendi isolate TG3544 linkage group LG16, MPM_Stown_v2.3, whole genome shotgun sequence genome:
- the LOC125445632 gene encoding trypsin-like: MEHCNHRLLLILNLLPGIVLNQDFNESVSHAIGKLPEDKEIFRIHQPSENDSPDWSSTSAEALSSYGESDVQRIIGGYIVAPRSSKYLVSLKRNTGSHFCGGALVSRRWVLTAAHCRTGINQMLIVAGEYSLSTYEGTEQIFRPARMVVHPDYSATSKNADIMLLKLNKPVSYSSSVSIVPLPQQGTTVRDGRLCQVSGWGYTTPVGGRTSDTLRSVRLPIIATRKCNSSASYAGYITKNMICAGFNTGGKDACQGDSGGPLVCEGRVFGIVSWGNSCASPRYPGVYTAVANFQKWIYKTILKQ, encoded by the exons ATGGAGCATTGCAACCACAGACTTCTGCTTATTCTAAATCTCCTTCCCGGGATTG TGCTCAACCAAGACTTCAACGAAAGTGTCAGCCATGCCATTGGGAAACTTCCTGAGGACAAAGAGATCTTCAGGATCCATCAACCTTCAGAGAATGATTCTCCTGACTGGTCCTCCACCTCAGCAGAAGCTCTGAGTTCCT atggagaGAGTGATGTCCAGCGCATCATTGGGGGATACATCGTCGCCCCCCGCTCTTCCAAGTACCTCGTGTCTCTTAAGAGGAATACCGGCTCCCATTTCTGTGGGGGAGCGCTGGTCAGTCGCAGATGGGTCCTCACTGCGGCACACTGCAGAACTGG GATCAACCAGATGTTGATCGTCGCTGGGGAATATTCTCTTTCCACTTACGAAGGCACGGAACAGATATTCCGGCCCGCCCGGATGGTGGTGCACCCTGATTACAGTGCCACGTCCAAAAATGCAGACATCATGCTTCTTAAG TTGAACAAGCCAGTATCCTACAGCTCCTCTGTCTCCATTGTGCCTCTTCCCCAGCAAGGAACTACAGTAAGAGATGGTCGCCTCTGCCAAGTCTCTGGCTGGGGCTACACCACCCCCGTTGGGGGGAGGACCTCCGACACCCTGCGCAGTGTCCGCCTCCCCATCATTGCTACTCGGAAGTGCAACAGCTCAGCTTCGTATGCTGGATATATCACTAAGAATATGATCTGTGCCGGGTTCAACACCGGAGGCAAAGATGCATGCCAG GGAGACTCGGGTGGGCCTCTGGTCTGTGAAGGACGTGTCTTTGGAATCGTTTCCTGGGGAAACAGCTGTGCCAGTCCCAGATATCCGGGTGTCTACACAGCAGTGGCCAACTTTCAGAAATGGATTTACAAGACGATCCTCAAGCAATAG